In Nocardia asteroides, the following proteins share a genomic window:
- a CDS encoding Hsp70 family protein, with product MTERLALGITVGAANSTAAATTSDGVETTFASHRSALLLGADGSVGFADATRHARGVLVDDYLSRVGDPVELLAADGSEHDAADLVATATRALATELAGAAAESTDQTGIVACCPAWWPEQTVETLRDALARAGLPEVTLVPEPLAALRRYEMENGLLDDGALAVYDLGASGLTVTLLRTGEQAGLLGTPLHSTAVAGSEFDLLTMRYVLANALDGNDLDPFDPVVERELAALRTRCGIAKEELSRITATVVSVGALPGVRTEQVRLTRGELEDLLRPLLLDSMSLLSDAVRRAGLTTADVSRVLLAGGGGAIPLVAELISSEFGLPVTACADPSTCAAHGAAEIALDVAAVSVPTEAIPVLAPRTPVADPRTPPPAPLVTEPALPQAEPARTRMFTAKRAAIVAAAAVAMAAVTTGTLAIGGITQPSSTPDPATPTSVVPGAVASTGGASGTPGGTDSTVADPSQPGAPGTVAPSGAAPAGTPAPGTPGSAPTQNGQAPAGTPGTQAPAGTQAPAGGQPAPAAPQGGQSPAPQEPAPAPAPAPAPAPAPAPAPAPAPSPAPRPQLPNVTVDPGGLLDGVGGAVDETLESGTQLPGQVLGGIGG from the coding sequence ATGACAGAGCGTTTGGCGCTCGGCATCACTGTCGGCGCGGCGAATTCGACAGCCGCGGCCACGACGTCCGACGGCGTCGAGACCACCTTCGCCTCGCATCGCAGCGCCCTGCTACTCGGCGCCGACGGCTCGGTGGGCTTCGCCGACGCGACCAGGCACGCGCGCGGCGTGCTGGTCGACGACTATCTGTCACGCGTGGGCGACCCGGTGGAACTGCTGGCAGCGGACGGTTCCGAGCACGACGCGGCCGACCTCGTCGCCACCGCGACCCGCGCCCTGGCCACCGAGTTGGCCGGTGCCGCAGCGGAGTCCACGGATCAGACCGGCATCGTCGCCTGCTGCCCGGCGTGGTGGCCGGAGCAGACCGTCGAGACCCTGCGCGACGCGCTCGCGCGCGCGGGCCTGCCCGAGGTGACGCTGGTGCCGGAGCCGCTGGCCGCGCTGCGCCGCTACGAGATGGAGAACGGCCTGCTCGACGACGGCGCCCTGGCCGTCTACGACCTCGGCGCGAGCGGGCTGACCGTGACGCTGCTACGCACCGGCGAGCAGGCCGGACTGCTCGGCACCCCACTGCACAGCACCGCCGTGGCGGGCTCGGAATTCGACCTGCTGACGATGCGCTACGTCCTGGCAAACGCGCTCGACGGAAATGATCTGGATCCCTTCGACCCGGTTGTGGAACGGGAATTGGCGGCATTGCGCACGCGCTGCGGAATTGCGAAAGAAGAACTTTCCAGAATTACCGCGACCGTCGTTTCGGTGGGCGCGCTGCCCGGCGTCCGCACCGAACAGGTGCGGCTCACCCGCGGCGAACTCGAAGACCTGCTGCGTCCGCTGCTGCTCGACTCGATGAGCCTGCTCAGCGACGCGGTGCGGCGCGCGGGGCTCACCACCGCCGACGTCAGCCGGGTGCTGCTGGCCGGTGGCGGCGGCGCGATCCCCCTGGTCGCCGAGCTGATCTCCAGCGAGTTCGGGCTGCCGGTCACCGCCTGCGCCGACCCGTCGACGTGCGCGGCGCACGGCGCGGCCGAGATCGCCCTGGACGTGGCCGCGGTCTCGGTACCCACCGAGGCCATTCCGGTCCTGGCGCCGCGTACCCCGGTCGCCGACCCGCGGACGCCGCCGCCCGCGCCGCTGGTCACCGAGCCGGCGCTGCCGCAGGCCGAGCCCGCGCGGACCCGGATGTTCACCGCCAAGCGTGCCGCGATCGTCGCGGCGGCCGCCGTGGCCATGGCCGCGGTGACCACCGGCACCCTCGCGATCGGCGGCATCACCCAGCCCTCCTCCACCCCGGACCCGGCCACCCCGACGAGCGTGGTGCCCGGCGCCGTCGCCTCGACCGGCGGTGCGTCCGGAACGCCGGGCGGCACCGATTCGACGGTCGCCGATCCGTCCCAGCCCGGCGCCCCCGGTACCGTCGCGCCCTCGGGCGCCGCCCCCGCCGGCACACCGGCTCCCGGCACCCCCGGCAGCGCGCCGACGCAGAACGGGCAGGCTCCGGCGGGCACGCCGGGCACGCAGGCACCCGCCGGCACCCAGGCACCCGCAGGCGGACAACCCGCCCCGGCCGCTCCGCAGGGTGGCCAGTCACCCGCTCCGCAAGAGCCCGCGCCCGCCCCTGCTCCCGCACCGGCTCCGGCGCCCGCGCCCGCTCCGGCACCCGCACCCGCGCCTTCCCCCGCCCCGCGCCCGCAGCTCCCCAATGTGACCGTCGACCCCGGCGGCTTGCTCGACGGCGTCGGCGGCGCGGTCGACGAGACGCTCGAGTCGGGAACGCAGCTGCCCGGCCAGGTGCTGGGAGGTATCGGTGGCTGA
- a CDS encoding S1 family peptidase, with protein sequence MRKLVARRAAVKAASAGFAATVLLAPLLGSGIASAEPAAPAQLSVDALPAELVTAISRDLGMTPTEYLDRAARAQQLRDYATTFRSEHPDTFAGAWMTPEGKAVVAVTDADTGKIAAADGYQTHLAPISAGGLEGALLQLSQWIASLPREISEPISSVAIDALNSQLVLNIANTGTGHLLNLPTLIATIKVVLSPGGGGPVERKPMGGDTYITATKDLHDATLRGVDVCSFGFNSTDAAGNALNISAGHCNPNIDNGGTAPVYVPNVRDIPNSPEVGAFAKSVLGGPAALDYSVISLNERAVNAGMDQPRVRGANGTTLAITGTADPVTGAPVCKTGQSSTFTCGFVSADRVETQLFTAEGVSKTIRGFASTACTLGGDSGGAIVTGTLALGITSGSNAAEAPNCTEANTQLAPYGGTASLGVPIRPILADIEATSGGGLGSGIAVRTKPNAG encoded by the coding sequence ATGCGCAAGTTGGTGGCGCGTCGCGCCGCGGTCAAGGCAGCCTCCGCCGGTTTCGCCGCGACCGTTCTCCTGGCACCCCTACTCGGTTCCGGTATCGCCTCGGCCGAGCCCGCCGCGCCGGCGCAGCTCTCCGTCGACGCGCTGCCCGCCGAACTGGTGACGGCGATCTCGCGGGATCTGGGGATGACCCCGACCGAATATCTCGACCGTGCCGCCCGCGCCCAGCAGCTGCGCGACTACGCGACCACCTTCCGCTCCGAGCACCCCGACACCTTCGCCGGTGCCTGGATGACGCCGGAGGGCAAGGCCGTCGTCGCGGTCACCGACGCCGACACCGGCAAGATCGCCGCGGCCGACGGGTACCAGACCCACCTCGCCCCGATCTCGGCCGGCGGCCTGGAAGGCGCGCTGCTGCAACTGAGTCAGTGGATCGCGAGCCTGCCGCGCGAGATCTCCGAGCCGATCAGCTCGGTCGCCATCGACGCGCTCAACAGCCAGCTGGTGCTCAACATCGCCAACACCGGCACCGGCCATCTGCTGAACCTGCCCACCCTGATCGCCACCATCAAGGTGGTGCTCTCCCCCGGCGGCGGCGGTCCGGTCGAGCGCAAGCCGATGGGCGGCGACACCTACATCACCGCCACCAAGGACCTGCACGACGCGACCCTGCGCGGCGTCGACGTGTGCTCGTTCGGTTTCAACAGCACCGACGCCGCGGGCAACGCGCTCAACATCTCGGCGGGCCACTGCAACCCGAACATCGACAACGGCGGCACCGCACCGGTCTACGTGCCGAACGTGCGCGACATCCCGAACAGCCCCGAGGTCGGGGCCTTCGCCAAGTCGGTGCTCGGCGGGCCCGCGGCGCTGGACTACTCGGTCATCTCGCTGAACGAGCGCGCGGTCAACGCGGGCATGGACCAGCCGCGCGTGCGTGGCGCCAACGGCACCACGCTGGCCATCACCGGCACGGCCGACCCGGTCACCGGCGCCCCGGTCTGCAAAACTGGTCAATCGTCCACGTTCACCTGTGGTTTCGTCTCGGCGGACCGGGTGGAGACGCAGCTGTTCACGGCGGAGGGCGTCAGCAAGACCATCCGCGGCTTCGCCAGCACCGCCTGCACCCTGGGCGGCGACAGCGGCGGCGCGATCGTCACCGGCACCCTCGCGCTGGGCATCACCAGCGGCTCCAACGCCGCCGAGGCGCCCAACTGCACCGAGGCCAACACCCAACTCGCCCCGTACGGCGGCACCGCCTCGCTCGGCGTGCCGATCCGGCCGATCCTGGCCGACATCGAGGCCACCTCCGGCGGGGGTCTGGGCAGCGGAATCGCGGTGCGCACCAAGCCGAACGCGGGCTGA
- a CDS encoding dynamin family protein, whose translation MSGRDEYVRHLLAECEYRLREPLRVALAGSIKAGKSTLLNALVGQAVAPTDATECTRVVTWYRDAATPAVTAYAADGSRANVVVRRGGGAHGLTFDLSTLAWDSYGPREVDHLEVGWPSEALAQTTIIDTPGTSSLSREVSLRTARLLTPADAEGDAPPSGVSVPGADAVVYLLRRLDATDVRFLEQIGAAAGGAGPLGVIAVVSRADEIGAGRIDALHSARDVATRFTTELERTGLCQAVIPVAGLLAFAASTLRQPEFAAFEALSTVPAEDLGVALLSADRFARADIALPVDPELRAQLADRFGLFGIRMATMLIRLGVRDSASLAAELAARSGIEELRSVLEVQFGQRAEELKAHSALSTLARILTAYPGTAADQLLPRVRARLADVHGFTELRILGKLRTDELALPAPVLADLHRILGGAGVAAHLRLGLPADVDLGAVRATAVAAVRTWRTRAAHPLADQATATACRAAARSAEGILAELPR comes from the coding sequence ATGTCCGGCCGCGACGAGTACGTCCGGCACCTGCTGGCCGAATGTGAGTACCGCTTGCGGGAGCCGCTGCGCGTCGCGCTGGCGGGCTCGATCAAGGCGGGCAAGTCGACGTTGCTGAACGCCCTGGTCGGCCAGGCTGTCGCCCCGACCGACGCGACGGAATGCACCCGGGTGGTCACCTGGTATCGCGACGCCGCGACCCCCGCCGTCACCGCCTACGCGGCCGACGGCTCGCGCGCCAATGTCGTCGTGCGACGCGGCGGCGGAGCGCACGGCCTCACGTTCGACCTGAGCACCCTGGCCTGGGATTCCTACGGCCCGCGCGAGGTGGATCACCTGGAGGTGGGCTGGCCGTCGGAGGCGCTGGCCCAGACCACGATCATCGATACGCCCGGCACGTCGTCGCTGTCGCGCGAGGTGTCGCTGCGCACCGCGCGCCTGCTCACCCCGGCCGACGCCGAGGGCGACGCGCCGCCGTCGGGTGTCTCGGTGCCCGGCGCCGACGCGGTGGTCTACCTGCTGCGCCGCCTCGACGCCACCGACGTGCGTTTCCTGGAGCAGATCGGCGCCGCCGCCGGTGGCGCCGGGCCACTGGGGGTGATCGCCGTGGTGTCGCGCGCCGACGAGATCGGCGCGGGCCGGATCGACGCCCTGCACTCGGCGCGCGATGTCGCGACCAGGTTCACCACCGAGCTGGAGCGAACCGGCCTGTGCCAGGCGGTGATTCCGGTGGCGGGCCTGCTGGCCTTCGCGGCGTCGACGCTGCGGCAGCCGGAGTTCGCGGCGTTCGAGGCGCTGTCCACCGTGCCTGCGGAGGATCTCGGCGTCGCGCTGCTGTCGGCGGACCGGTTCGCCCGCGCTGACATCGCGCTCCCGGTCGACCCCGAACTGCGCGCGCAGCTCGCGGACCGGTTCGGCCTGTTCGGAATTCGCATGGCCACCATGCTGATCCGGCTCGGCGTCCGCGACTCCGCCTCGCTGGCCGCCGAACTCGCGGCGCGCAGCGGCATCGAGGAACTGCGCTCGGTGCTCGAGGTGCAATTCGGCCAGCGCGCCGAGGAATTGAAGGCGCATTCGGCGCTGAGCACCCTGGCCCGGATCCTCACCGCGTATCCGGGGACCGCGGCCGATCAGCTGCTGCCCCGGGTGCGGGCCCGGCTCGCCGACGTGCACGGGTTCACCGAGTTGCGCATTCTCGGCAAGCTGCGGACCGACGAATTGGCGCTGCCCGCACCGGTACTCGCCGATCTGCACCGCATCCTCGGCGGCGCGGGCGTCGCGGCGCATCTGCGGCTCGGCCTGCCCGCCGACGTCGACCTGGGCGCCGTGCGGGCGACGGCGGTCGCGGCCGTGCGCACCTGGCGCACGCGCGCCGCGCATCCGCTGGCCGACCAGGCCACCGCCACCGCCTGCCGCGCCGCCGCCCGCAGCGCCGAGGGCATCCTGGCCGAGCTGCCGCGCTGA
- a CDS encoding MFS transporter, producing MTPTTNSADPRRWIAFAVILAAGFMDLLDVTIVNVAVPSIQNDLRAEYSQIEWIIAAYVLAFAAVLITGGRLGDIYGRKRVFLVGMAGFTLASAACGLATDPNMLIAARFAQGAMGGLMVPQILAIIQTTFPKEERAKAIAVYSGVGGSASAVGLALGGILVQADLFGLGWRPIFLVNIPVGIVAFVAAYFVMSDSKSPAAPRLDPVGMVLAVAAVLLLVFPLAEGRRLGWPAWIFAMMAAAAAVFAVFLVYERGLARAGKSPLVDLDLFRSRPFAVGLGSWLLFWLGMGGFFLVWTLFMQAGLGWTPMRAGLTAVFFAVGAGVGAGVSVGVLAARFGRRVLIAGALVNAAGFALYGAMAVRYGSEFTSWQMVLPLLVTGAGFGMVVAPTIDLLLGQVPLREAGSASGLLNTGQQLGTALGVALVGVLFFAALDHGSGRGVEAVTPQLRAELAVAGVPVSVQDQIIAGFGACVRDRSAQDDPTALPASCRMPADQPGGEEVSRLLADAGAEANAVNFAETFRYTLFYGMGVLFLVCLGFFALPKEAKLEPRPIAEPEIVTV from the coding sequence GTGACTCCAACCACCAACTCCGCGGACCCGCGCCGCTGGATCGCCTTCGCGGTGATCCTCGCCGCCGGGTTCATGGACCTGCTCGACGTGACCATCGTGAACGTGGCGGTACCGAGCATCCAGAACGACCTGCGGGCCGAGTACTCGCAGATCGAATGGATCATCGCCGCCTATGTCCTCGCCTTCGCCGCCGTCCTCATCACCGGCGGACGGCTCGGCGACATCTACGGACGCAAACGCGTCTTCCTCGTCGGCATGGCCGGCTTCACCCTCGCCTCGGCGGCATGCGGCCTGGCCACCGACCCGAACATGCTGATCGCGGCCCGCTTCGCGCAGGGCGCGATGGGCGGGCTGATGGTGCCGCAGATCCTGGCCATCATCCAGACCACCTTCCCCAAGGAGGAGCGCGCCAAGGCGATCGCCGTGTACAGCGGGGTCGGCGGCTCGGCGTCGGCGGTCGGGCTCGCCCTCGGCGGGATCCTGGTGCAGGCCGATCTGTTCGGACTGGGTTGGCGGCCGATCTTCCTGGTGAACATCCCCGTCGGCATCGTCGCCTTCGTCGCCGCGTACTTCGTGATGTCGGATTCGAAGTCGCCGGCCGCGCCGAGACTCGACCCGGTCGGCATGGTGCTCGCCGTCGCCGCGGTGCTGCTGCTGGTGTTCCCGCTGGCCGAGGGCCGCCGGCTCGGCTGGCCCGCCTGGATCTTCGCGATGATGGCGGCCGCCGCCGCGGTGTTCGCCGTGTTCCTCGTCTACGAGCGCGGGCTGGCGCGGGCCGGGAAGTCGCCGCTGGTCGATCTGGACCTGTTCCGGTCCCGGCCGTTCGCCGTCGGCCTCGGGTCGTGGCTGCTGTTCTGGCTCGGCATGGGCGGGTTCTTCCTGGTGTGGACGCTGTTCATGCAGGCCGGACTCGGCTGGACGCCGATGCGGGCCGGGCTCACCGCGGTGTTCTTCGCGGTGGGAGCCGGTGTGGGCGCCGGTGTTTCGGTGGGCGTGCTGGCGGCGCGCTTCGGTCGCCGGGTGCTGATCGCAGGCGCGCTGGTCAACGCCGCCGGGTTCGCGCTCTACGGCGCCATGGCGGTGCGCTACGGCAGCGAGTTCACCTCCTGGCAGATGGTGTTGCCGCTGCTGGTCACCGGGGCGGGCTTCGGCATGGTGGTGGCGCCGACCATCGACCTGCTGCTCGGACAGGTGCCGCTGCGCGAGGCCGGTTCGGCGTCCGGGCTGCTCAACACCGGCCAGCAGCTGGGCACCGCGCTCGGCGTCGCGCTGGTCGGGGTGCTGTTCTTCGCCGCGCTCGACCACGGCTCGGGCCGGGGAGTCGAGGCGGTGACGCCGCAGCTGCGCGCCGAACTGGCCGTCGCGGGAGTTCCGGTCTCGGTGCAGGACCAGATCATCGCCGGGTTCGGGGCGTGCGTGCGGGACCGGTCGGCCCAGGACGATCCGACCGCGCTGCCCGCGAGCTGCCGGATGCCCGCAGACCAGCCGGGCGGCGAGGAGGTCTCGCGACTGCTCGCGGACGCGGGAGCCGAGGCGAACGCCGTGAACTTCGCCGAAACCTTCCGGTACACGCTGTTCTACGGGATGGGAGTCCTGTTCCTGGTGTGCCTCGGATTCTTCGCGCTACCGAAGGAGGCCAAGCTGGAACCGCGGCCGATCGCCGAACCGGAAATCGTCACAGTATGA
- a CDS encoding LuxR C-terminal-related transcriptional regulator, translating into MADIALDTFPNARTVFRELDAVDHQPVQILIRGRAATGKSVLLNAVRAHLRGRGIAVAESADDGDGVLVLDNVHGAGDAELRALATAVESGRSVVLAGQPRPHDARLRALTDALARRGRTVELRALGSGDISTFARELGMAVAPPIALQIHQLTAGVPGGVVAALTAACSTSLDLGATAVEQAVVAWTRALLDTVEPELLETLVVAATGTGLDATELTEILGVDNSTAQELIDRVRAGALVTDADLLLAPAVGPLRRLLGDRRYVAVQRRLLATRLDAGLLRDRTALLLAESGVVDDRLAEFLCQSAGKSGQAARYYAAAAAAGAPVDSIAVRWAEAAAVAGDSDTALRLAEPLLTANTAAHAELVSAVRICAGVLTRRGLVSRAAGLYMWLGPDRVGADWAPAATVLTLAGDVAGAARMSETAQHWPPTEADAGARLIANALYESLDPHGTGTSAAISALIQAGNAGTGEDRYLPCSAVSIATLLCLGTGDPRRAGDALRHTTGESGQLRVLTAWTALLGGDERRATALLDELDIAALEPRDQLLAHALAVGLARRGGDHAALARAWQDACPLFDALEADLLSLLPIGELWLAGLRLRDARRIEPLVDAARALLRKLGRAPAWANSFHWYGVQAALADESPRDLLPHANALKVAAEAGDQQAAALADAGRTWVLVLRGQVAAAEVQAAVSALAELGLTWDAARLASEAALAAGDSTTATVLLKLARSVRAQAQPVEPRPVPAPAAHTPAAPAPHAAEPATLSDREREVAELVLLGLTYREIGARLYISAKTVEHHVARIRRRLGARSRSELLSMLRAMGHGSLLV; encoded by the coding sequence GTGGCTGACATCGCCCTCGATACCTTCCCGAACGCCCGGACCGTCTTCCGCGAGCTCGACGCCGTCGACCACCAGCCGGTCCAGATCCTGATCCGCGGGCGAGCGGCGACCGGCAAATCGGTCCTGCTCAACGCGGTGCGCGCGCATCTGCGTGGACGCGGGATCGCGGTCGCCGAGTCGGCCGACGACGGCGACGGCGTGCTCGTCCTCGACAACGTCCACGGTGCGGGCGACGCCGAACTGCGCGCGCTGGCCACGGCCGTCGAATCCGGGCGCTCGGTGGTGCTGGCCGGTCAGCCACGCCCGCACGACGCCCGACTACGCGCCCTCACCGACGCGCTGGCCCGGCGCGGCCGCACGGTGGAACTGCGCGCGCTGGGCAGCGGCGACATCTCCACCTTCGCCAGGGAGCTCGGGATGGCGGTGGCCCCGCCGATCGCGCTGCAGATCCACCAGCTCACCGCCGGAGTTCCCGGCGGCGTCGTCGCGGCGCTGACCGCGGCCTGCTCGACCAGCCTCGACCTGGGCGCGACCGCGGTGGAACAGGCGGTCGTGGCGTGGACGCGCGCACTGCTCGACACCGTCGAACCCGAACTGCTCGAAACTCTCGTCGTCGCCGCCACCGGCACCGGCTTGGACGCGACCGAGCTCACCGAGATCCTCGGCGTCGACAACAGCACCGCCCAGGAGCTGATCGATCGGGTCAGGGCGGGCGCGCTGGTCACCGACGCGGACCTGCTCCTCGCGCCCGCCGTCGGCCCGCTGCGGCGGCTGCTCGGCGACCGGCGCTACGTCGCGGTGCAGCGCCGGCTGCTCGCGACCCGCCTGGACGCGGGTCTGCTGCGGGACCGCACCGCGCTGCTGCTGGCCGAGTCGGGCGTCGTCGACGACCGGCTCGCCGAGTTCCTCTGCCAGTCCGCCGGCAAGTCCGGGCAGGCCGCGCGCTATTACGCCGCCGCGGCGGCCGCGGGCGCGCCCGTCGACTCGATCGCGGTCCGGTGGGCCGAGGCCGCCGCCGTCGCGGGCGACTCCGACACCGCCCTGCGGCTGGCCGAACCCCTGCTGACCGCGAACACCGCCGCGCATGCCGAGCTGGTCTCGGCGGTGCGGATCTGCGCGGGCGTGCTCACCCGGCGTGGCCTGGTGAGCCGCGCGGCCGGGCTGTACATGTGGCTCGGACCCGACCGTGTCGGCGCCGACTGGGCGCCCGCCGCGACGGTGCTGACCCTGGCGGGCGATGTCGCGGGCGCGGCCCGCATGTCCGAGACCGCGCAGCACTGGCCGCCGACCGAGGCCGACGCGGGCGCGCGGCTCATCGCCAACGCCCTGTACGAGTCGCTCGATCCGCACGGCACGGGCACCTCGGCGGCGATCTCCGCGCTGATCCAGGCGGGCAACGCGGGCACCGGCGAGGACCGCTACCTGCCCTGCTCGGCCGTCTCGATCGCCACCCTGCTGTGCCTGGGCACCGGCGACCCGCGCCGCGCGGGCGACGCGCTGCGCCACACCACCGGCGAGAGCGGCCAGCTCCGCGTGCTGACGGCCTGGACCGCGCTGCTCGGCGGCGACGAGCGTCGCGCCACCGCCCTGCTCGACGAGCTCGACATCGCCGCGCTCGAACCGCGCGATCAGCTCCTGGCGCACGCCCTCGCGGTGGGCCTGGCGCGTCGCGGCGGCGATCACGCGGCCCTGGCACGCGCCTGGCAGGACGCCTGCCCGCTGTTCGACGCGCTCGAAGCCGACCTGCTGAGCCTGCTGCCGATCGGCGAGCTGTGGCTGGCCGGGCTCCGCCTGCGCGACGCGCGCCGGATCGAACCGCTCGTCGACGCGGCGCGGGCGCTGCTGCGCAAGCTCGGCCGGGCGCCGGCCTGGGCCAACTCGTTCCACTGGTACGGCGTGCAGGCGGCGCTGGCCGACGAATCGCCGCGCGATCTCCTGCCGCACGCCAACGCGCTGAAGGTGGCCGCCGAGGCGGGCGACCAGCAGGCCGCCGCCCTGGCCGACGCGGGCCGCACCTGGGTGCTGGTCCTGCGCGGGCAGGTGGCCGCGGCCGAGGTGCAGGCCGCGGTGTCGGCCCTGGCCGAACTCGGCCTCACCTGGGACGCGGCCCGGCTGGCCAGCGAGGCCGCCCTCGCGGCGGGCGATTCCACCACCGCGACGGTGCTGCTCAAACTCGCCCGCTCGGTGCGTGCCCAGGCCCAGCCCGTCGAACCGCGTCCGGTCCCCGCGCCCGCCGCGCACACACCGGCCGCACCGGCGCCGCACGCGGCCGAGCCCGCCACGCTCAGCGATCGCGAACGGGAGGTGGCCGAGCTGGTGCTGCTCGGGCTGACCTACCGCGAGATCGGCGCCCGGCTCTACATCTCGGCCAAGACCGTGGAGCATCACGTCGCCCGGATCCGACGTCGCCTCGGCGCACGTTCGCGCTCGGAGCTGCTGTCGATGTTGCGTGCGATGGGCCACGGTTCGCTGCTGGTATGA
- a CDS encoding dynamin family protein, translating into MGTLAPNAVPLTTVLSDTVAAARAAGRDDLVGRLETVAERVRDPRHRIVVTGQLGQGKSRFVNALLGLDVCPVGDDLTTVLPLQLSYGARQRAYLVLAVPGADEARVEIPFDELGAIEPRSPLAQGRQIVRIEAELPNQLLADGVVLIDSPGVGGHGSASAAGVLGLAAAADAVLVLTDASTELTDPELTFVRQIRELCPTVAVLLSKTDLYPHWQRVLEADREHLARADIDVTLIPVSALLRAHALRLQDAQLGLESGFGVLFGFLRDRVVARDQVATRLAVGRELASAAEHLALALGSELVALRDPAAGSAAVTELQVARAAAEDLQRRTASWQQTLADGITDLVSDVDHDLRDRLRAVARTGQEWIDEHDPGRHWGAIAEWLSGSVDTALGDNLLLTHRRAELLAERIATHFAEVGAVELPEVHAGMDDERTLTGSGSLADLEPDIGFTSKVLVGMRGSYGGVLMIGLATTFAGLAMLNPISLGAGLIVGGKAYRDDKTARLARRRIEANAEVRRFLDDLAFQAAKDTKDRLHRIHRALRDHFAGVAERSLRSIDASLRAAQEAATMAATHRAERTAVLERQLNAVAELRRYADSMQVEPGRADGTVSG; encoded by the coding sequence ATGGGGACTCTCGCACCGAACGCGGTGCCGCTGACGACGGTGTTGTCCGACACCGTCGCGGCGGCCCGCGCCGCGGGCCGTGACGATCTGGTCGGCCGGCTGGAGACGGTCGCCGAACGGGTGCGCGATCCGCGGCATCGCATCGTCGTGACCGGCCAGCTCGGTCAGGGCAAGAGCCGGTTCGTGAACGCGCTGCTGGGCCTGGACGTGTGCCCGGTCGGCGACGACCTGACCACGGTGCTCCCGCTGCAACTGTCCTACGGCGCCCGGCAGCGGGCGTATCTGGTGCTCGCCGTCCCCGGCGCCGACGAGGCGCGGGTGGAGATCCCCTTCGACGAGCTCGGCGCGATCGAGCCGCGCAGCCCGCTGGCCCAGGGCAGGCAGATCGTGCGGATCGAGGCCGAACTGCCGAATCAGCTGCTGGCCGACGGTGTGGTCCTCATCGACAGTCCGGGCGTCGGTGGTCACGGAAGTGCCAGCGCCGCCGGGGTTCTCGGCCTGGCCGCGGCGGCCGACGCGGTGCTGGTGCTCACCGACGCCTCGACCGAACTCACCGATCCGGAGCTCACGTTCGTCCGCCAGATTCGCGAACTGTGCCCCACCGTGGCGGTGCTGCTCTCCAAGACGGATCTGTATCCGCACTGGCAGCGGGTGCTCGAGGCGGACCGGGAGCACCTGGCCCGCGCGGACATCGATGTCACGCTGATCCCGGTGTCGGCCCTGTTGCGCGCGCACGCCCTGCGCCTGCAGGACGCGCAGCTGGGCCTGGAATCGGGTTTCGGCGTGCTGTTCGGCTTCCTGCGTGACCGGGTCGTCGCCCGCGACCAGGTCGCGACCCGGCTGGCCGTGGGCCGCGAGTTGGCTTCGGCGGCCGAACATCTCGCGCTCGCGCTGGGCAGCGAGCTCGTCGCGCTGCGCGATCCGGCGGCGGGTTCGGCGGCGGTCACCGAACTCCAGGTGGCCCGCGCGGCCGCCGAGGACTTGCAGCGCCGCACCGCGAGCTGGCAGCAGACGCTGGCCGACGGCATCACCGACCTGGTCAGCGATGTCGACCACGACCTGCGTGACCGGCTGCGCGCCGTCGCCCGCACCGGTCAGGAATGGATCGACGAGCACGATCCGGGTCGGCACTGGGGCGCCATCGCCGAGTGGCTGTCCGGCTCGGTCGACACCGCCCTCGGCGACAACCTGCTGCTCACCCATCGCCGCGCCGAACTGCTCGCCGAACGCATCGCGACCCATTTCGCCGAGGTCGGCGCCGTCGAGCTGCCCGAGGTGCACGCCGGGATGGACGACGAGCGCACCCTCACCGGCTCGGGTTCCCTGGCCGACCTCGAACCGGACATCGGTTTCACCAGCAAGGTGCTGGTCGGCATGCGCGGTTCCTACGGTGGCGTGCTGATGATCGGCCTGGCCACCACCTTCGCCGGACTGGCGATGCTGAACCCGATCTCGCTCGGCGCCGGCCTCATCGTCGGCGGCAAGGCCTACCGCGACGACAAGACCGCCCGCCTGGCCCGACGCCGGATCGAGGCCAACGCCGAGGTCCGCCGCTTCCTCGACGACCTGGCCTTCCAGGCCGCCAAGGACACCAAGGACCGCCTGCACCGCATCCACCGCGCGCTGCGGGATCACTTCGCCGGGGTGGCCGAACGCAGCCTGCGCTCGATCGACGCGTCGCTGCGGGCGGCGCAGGAGGCGGCGACGATGGCCGCGACGCATCGGGCCGAGCGCACGGCGGTTCTCGAACGCCAGCTGAACGCGGTCGCCGAGCTGCGCCGCTACGCGGATTCCATGCAGGTCGAACCGGGACGGGCCGACGGTACGGTATCTGGGTGA